A genomic segment from Branchiostoma floridae strain S238N-H82 chromosome 7, Bfl_VNyyK, whole genome shotgun sequence encodes:
- the LOC118420350 gene encoding 5-hydroxytryptamine receptor 1D-like, producing MTESSPGMTWALHANGTAVTTGYHLQTTFATDAAILASSPTVAAGAMAGGENSTAIPTTVLNNITSLKNLTRASYDPGLELSVGSSVALALSMIGCTVVTILANLTVILVIAFTRRLHTVTSAFLVNLAASDLMVGVGVMPVVTSNVVNDGWAYGQPVCKVVGFVTLLSCISSVLTLAAIALDRYNAIINCLKYHTDATSKKTARNLLWIWLQALACSAPPLLGWGGYAYSKSRFACSADWTRTMSYTLFVAVTCFLLPAIVVIVCYARIVKVARDHARRITDVRENLNANNSSQEDFTTVRYIIPAVSIIGDLPSFCTFNPAVPAEPDSISLASNDRHPAPSQARAAYRLFVLIFVYFCCWTPYVVVHLNELFHKHEGPSWSHPTPPWVFTMATWLALSNSMVNPLIYAFRSRKFRNSLRRLWRKLRNENVQPENRRTMETVANRRRVSTISSASTYLTMLRSQSSTPPTQGVGSPSPFPALQSVGEDSVFEDSNSNKSNTLSPNVHQVIVRSRSCAADVLVSPPGGGANDVPLAELRRSSVPTPTAMFLEVPRAPAMLPPLRQEKLPPHVADRGDSVSLDSNKCAVMLRIDSASESSLGSRVSLASGGQNLAVSKETSRSKVRNSKTAKA from the exons ATGACGGAATCCAGCCCAGGGATGACATGGGCGCTCCACGCGAACGGCACCGCCGTTACCACGGGTTACCATCTGCAGACGACGTTTGCGACtgacgccgccatcttggcctCCTCACCCACGGTTGCCGCAGGCGCCATGGCGGGCGGGGAAAACAGCACCGCCATTCCAACAACGGTCCTCAACAACATCACCAGCCTGAAGAACCTAACCAGAGCGTCGTACGACCCGGGTCTGGAACTCTCGGTCGGATCGTCCGTGGCACTAGCCCTGTCCATGATCGGATGTACTGTGGTGACTATTCTAGCGAACTTGACCGTGATCTTGGTGATTGCCTTCACCCGGAGGCTGCACACCGTGACGTCGGCGTTCCTGGTGAACTTGGCCGCCAGTGACCTGATGGTGGGGGTCGGGGTCATGCCGGTGGTGACCAGCAACGTGGTCAACGATGGATGGGCATACGGACAg CCGGTGTGCAAGGTGGTGGGTTTCGTCACGCTCCTGTCCTGCATCAGCTCGGTGCTGACTCTGGCCGCCATCGCGCTGGATCGCTACAACGCCATCATCAACTGTCTCAAATACCACACGGACGCCACCTCCAAGAAAACCGCGCGCAACCTGCTGTGGATATGGCTGCAGGCGCTGGCGTGCAGCGCGCCTCCGCTGCTGGGGTGGGGAGGGTACGCGTACAGTAAGTCGCGGTTCGCCTGCTCCGCGGATTGGACGCGCACGATGTCGTACACGCTGTTCGTCGCCGTCACGTGCTTCCTCCTTCCCGCCATTGTCGTCATCGTCTGCTACGCGCGCATCGTTAAAGTCGCGCGAGATCACGCGAGACGCATCACCGACGTCCGCGAGAACTTGAACGCGAACAACTCCTCCCAGGAGGACTTCACGACGGTTCGCTACATCATTCCCGCCGTCTCCATCATCGGGGATCTCCCCAGCTTCTGCACCTTCAACCCCGCGGTCCCGGCCGAGCCAGACAGCATCTCCTTAGCGAGCAACGATCGACACCCTGCGCCAAGCCAGGCGCGGGCAGCCTACAGACTCTTCGTCCTCATCTTCGTCTACTTCTGCTGTTGGACGCCGTACGTCGTCGTGCATTTGAACGAACTGTTTCACAAGCACGAGGGACCTTCGTGGAGTCACCCCACCCCGCCGTGGGTGTTCACCATGGCCACCTGGCTGGCGTTGTCCAACTCCATGGTCAACCCGCTCATCTACGCGTTCCGCAGCCGCAAGTTCAGGAACTCTCTCCGCCGGCTGTGGCGGAAGCTGAGGAACGAGAACGTGCAGCCCGAGAACAGGAGAACCATGGAGACGGTGGCGAACCGGCGGCGGGTCAGCACCATCAGTTCCGCGAGCACCTACCTGACAATGCTCCGCTCGCAGTCGAGCACGCCGCCGACTCAGGGCGTAGGCAGCCCGTCCCCATTCCCCGCGCTCCAGAGCGTTGGGGAGGACAGCGTTTTCGAGGACAGCAACTCCAACAAGAGCAACACGCTGAGCCCGAACGTGCACCAAGTCATCGTGAGATCGCGCAGCTGCGCGGCGGACGTCCTCGTCTCTCCGCCCGGCGGCGGCGCCAACGACGTCCCGCTGGCGGAACTGCGGCGCAGCTCGGTCCCGACGCCGACGGCGATGTTCCTGGAGGTTCCTCGGGCGCCCGCGATGCTGCCGCCGCTGAGACAGGAGAAGCTTCCGCCGCACGTGGCGGACCGGGGTGATTCGGTGAGCCTGGACAGTAACAAGTGCGCCGTGATGTTGCGGATAGACTCGGCGTCAGAGTCGTCCCTAGGCAGCCGCGTGTCGCTGGCGTCAGGGGGACAAAACTTGGCGGTTTCCAAGGAAACGTCGCGCTCCAAAGTTAGGAACTCCAAGACAGCGAAAGCTTAA